The following are from one region of the Rhodopirellula sp. P2 genome:
- the miaB gene encoding tRNA (N6-isopentenyl adenosine(37)-C2)-methylthiotransferase MiaB produces the protein MISMTKTVYIKTVGCQMNVLDSEMVIADLKRHGYTVVDTPGEADLLLYNTCSIREQAEEKTYSALGKLKDTKARHPEKTIGVMGCMAQKDQETIFRRAPFVDMVVGPGQLHAIPEMLTKVTSGEGRQMAVSLGRKDGKQTVVARSHETFDPLRDPTMRPTPFQAYLRIQIGCDKFCTYCVVPNTRGPEQGRSPEEIVSEARVLAEQGALEITLLGQTVNSYRHRGESGETDMAGLLEQLHEIESLKRIKFVTNYPKDMTARLLETIRDLPKVSPYLHVPAQSGSDSVLKRMKRGYTIADYMEMFERIETILPEASVSSDFIVGFCGETDEDFQKSVQLIERCRFKNSFIFQYSVREGTKAAANLIDDVPREVKAARNNELLAVQDRISKEDNQKLIGDTVEVLVEGPSKKADKSDLDAPIVQMTGRTICDRIVVFDGNRRQAGQLMDIQIDDVSCHTLIGRVKTVEVVSLGMPGLAPSS, from the coding sequence GTGATCTCCATGACAAAAACTGTTTACATCAAGACCGTCGGCTGCCAGATGAATGTTCTGGACAGCGAAATGGTGATCGCCGATTTGAAACGCCACGGCTACACCGTCGTTGACACACCTGGCGAAGCCGACCTGCTGCTCTACAACACGTGCAGCATTCGAGAGCAAGCCGAAGAGAAAACGTACAGCGCCCTCGGCAAACTCAAAGACACCAAAGCCCGCCATCCCGAGAAAACCATCGGCGTGATGGGCTGCATGGCTCAGAAAGACCAAGAAACCATCTTTCGCCGCGCCCCCTTTGTCGACATGGTCGTCGGCCCCGGACAACTGCACGCGATTCCCGAAATGCTGACGAAAGTCACCAGCGGCGAAGGACGGCAGATGGCCGTTTCGCTGGGCCGCAAAGATGGCAAGCAAACCGTCGTCGCCCGCAGTCACGAAACCTTCGATCCTTTGCGGGATCCAACCATGCGGCCGACGCCCTTCCAAGCCTACCTGCGAATCCAGATCGGCTGCGACAAGTTCTGCACCTACTGCGTCGTGCCCAACACCCGCGGTCCCGAACAAGGCCGATCGCCCGAAGAAATTGTCTCCGAAGCTCGCGTGCTCGCCGAACAGGGTGCCCTCGAAATCACGCTGCTCGGGCAAACCGTCAACAGCTACCGCCACCGTGGTGAGAGCGGCGAAACCGACATGGCCGGTCTCCTGGAACAATTGCACGAAATCGAGAGTTTGAAACGCATCAAATTCGTGACCAACTACCCCAAGGACATGACCGCCCGGTTGTTGGAAACGATTCGTGACTTGCCCAAGGTCTCGCCGTACCTGCACGTGCCAGCCCAAAGTGGCAGCGATTCCGTTCTCAAACGCATGAAACGCGGCTACACGATCGCCGATTACATGGAGATGTTCGAACGCATCGAAACGATCTTGCCCGAAGCCTCGGTCAGCAGTGACTTCATCGTTGGCTTCTGCGGCGAAACCGACGAGGACTTCCAAAAGTCGGTGCAACTGATCGAACGCTGCCGCTTCAAGAACAGCTTCATCTTCCAGTACAGCGTTCGCGAAGGCACCAAAGCCGCCGCCAACCTGATCGACGATGTGCCTCGCGAAGTCAAAGCGGCTCGCAACAACGAATTGCTGGCCGTCCAAGATCGAATCTCCAAAGAGGACAACCAAAAACTGATCGGCGACACCGTCGAAGTTCTGGTCGAAGGCCCAAGCAAGAAAGCCGACAAATCCGATCTGGATGCACCGATCGTTCAAATGACCGGGCGAACCATCTGCGACCGGATCGTGGTGTTTGATGGCAACCGACGCCAAGCCGGCCAATTGATGGACATTCAAATCGATGATGTCAGCTGTCACACGCTGATCGGCCGCGTCAAAACAGTGGAAGTCGTCTCGCTCGGAATGCCGGGCCTAGCTCCTAGCTCCTAG
- a CDS encoding MMPL family transporter, producing MKTSATQRFSRQVIAHAHWIVLGWVVFAIFCKTFSPSWKQVALDGDFEYLPATQTSVAGGQLLDEAFLGTRARSQMVVTLSRADQDLTKTDRLIGLDLIRRLYHRLGEVAWQRALQLHENGEEKTAERWWNVALQALDQAIEIDSQFYESLGDRVPETSPTPYEPRLAIAYWDRGNLLGLQMVNQPAVAPNPPEPTPPKGPEQSEDETSSISENTARVAEDLEAALVLDSDLPMSVLPISKRPLKDWEPLLDIYSWEDRTLGSQLKTPRARLAVLTLSSELAATGNIELLEQLQEIVDQTIAYSHAYLTDEERAKSGSPELLVTGSAAIGGQTLSAARSAIQYTEWFTVVMILLLLAIVYRAPLLVAVPLFSIAVAVMVSTAAVTFLTQVSQAGWVPGLDVQIYTTSRIFVVVILFGAGTDYCLFLIARLREEAAQSPWPVACRKALTQVSGALIGSAMTTIVGLGMLWFADFGKFHHTGPIIAVCLSIGLLVCMTLTPACLCLLGPKVFWPTSAGQVSREPRIQLIGNRSVNDKESSPGDWLWNWMAIQLTRRPMVTLLIGLALLLPPAWVGFQNERTVTYDISGQLPASASTRQGMRVLDREFGIGQLAPISVLMLSEKPMQEAQQKETLQTITQALYQTEGVSAVRHRNDPLGDFPPDREMSLLSSEAWRRRALQNHRLTQLHFVSSMPEYADRLIRLDVIIHEDPFSESAGNDLKQIEDTIAKQTAALAQAGLKIDAYYAGTTPSIVDLREVTLSDTFRIKLAVIAAVFVVLVLVIRRVALSIYLIGTVLLSYYTTLGLTYLFFRFLHGPTFPGLDWKLPIFLFVILVAVGQDYNVYLVTRILEEKRKLGSLAAVRRAVARTGGIITACGLVMAATFISMTASSWWPWITHSLASLSGAPAASLGVPVASQPTTLRGITELGFALGLGVLLDTLYVRTVLVPSFVVLHDRWRKSSSSQRFQRPNGSATD from the coding sequence ATGAAAACCAGCGCCACCCAACGATTCTCTCGACAGGTCATCGCACATGCTCATTGGATCGTCTTGGGCTGGGTCGTCTTCGCCATCTTCTGCAAAACGTTTTCACCTTCCTGGAAACAGGTGGCGCTCGATGGCGACTTTGAATACCTGCCCGCCACCCAAACCAGCGTCGCGGGAGGGCAGTTGCTTGACGAAGCCTTCTTGGGCACTCGCGCTCGCAGCCAAATGGTGGTCACCCTTTCACGTGCCGACCAAGACCTGACCAAGACCGATCGCCTGATCGGTCTGGACTTGATTCGCCGCCTGTATCACCGCTTGGGCGAAGTCGCCTGGCAACGCGCCCTGCAGCTGCACGAAAACGGCGAAGAGAAAACCGCCGAACGGTGGTGGAACGTTGCCCTTCAGGCTCTCGATCAAGCGATTGAAATCGATTCGCAGTTCTACGAATCACTCGGTGATCGCGTTCCCGAAACCTCGCCGACTCCCTACGAACCACGACTGGCCATCGCCTACTGGGATCGAGGCAACCTGCTCGGTTTGCAAATGGTGAATCAACCAGCCGTTGCCCCGAATCCTCCCGAACCCACCCCCCCCAAGGGTCCCGAGCAATCGGAGGATGAAACCAGTTCGATCTCCGAAAACACGGCTCGTGTCGCTGAAGACCTCGAAGCCGCCTTGGTCCTGGACTCGGACCTGCCGATGTCAGTGCTGCCGATTTCCAAGCGGCCACTGAAGGACTGGGAACCGCTGCTGGACATCTACAGCTGGGAAGACCGCACGCTTGGCTCGCAGCTCAAAACCCCACGCGCCCGACTGGCGGTGCTGACTCTTTCCAGCGAACTGGCGGCCACCGGCAACATCGAACTGCTGGAACAACTGCAGGAGATCGTGGATCAAACGATCGCCTACAGCCACGCTTACTTGACCGACGAGGAACGAGCCAAATCAGGATCGCCTGAACTGCTTGTCACCGGCTCAGCCGCGATCGGTGGACAAACGCTTTCCGCCGCTCGTTCCGCAATTCAGTACACCGAGTGGTTCACGGTGGTGATGATTCTGTTGCTGCTGGCCATCGTGTACCGAGCCCCATTGCTGGTCGCTGTGCCACTGTTTTCAATCGCCGTCGCGGTGATGGTCTCAACCGCCGCGGTCACATTTCTCACACAAGTCTCGCAAGCCGGTTGGGTGCCCGGACTGGACGTGCAGATCTACACGACCAGCCGCATCTTTGTGGTCGTGATTCTGTTTGGTGCCGGCACGGACTACTGCCTGTTCTTGATCGCTCGTCTGCGAGAAGAAGCCGCTCAATCGCCCTGGCCCGTTGCCTGCCGAAAGGCACTCACGCAGGTCAGCGGCGCCCTCATCGGCAGCGCGATGACGACAATCGTTGGCTTGGGCATGCTCTGGTTTGCCGACTTTGGAAAATTCCATCACACCGGTCCGATCATCGCCGTGTGTTTGTCGATCGGGTTGCTCGTTTGCATGACCCTGACCCCCGCGTGCCTGTGCTTGCTGGGCCCCAAGGTCTTTTGGCCGACATCAGCTGGCCAAGTCAGTCGAGAACCGCGAATTCAGTTGATCGGCAATCGCAGCGTCAACGACAAAGAAAGCTCGCCCGGCGACTGGCTGTGGAACTGGATGGCAATCCAACTCACACGTCGACCGATGGTGACGCTCTTGATCGGACTGGCATTGTTGCTGCCGCCGGCTTGGGTTGGTTTCCAAAACGAACGCACCGTCACCTACGACATCAGTGGCCAGTTGCCTGCTTCGGCGAGCACCCGCCAAGGCATGCGGGTGCTCGATCGTGAGTTTGGCATCGGGCAACTCGCCCCGATCTCCGTGCTGATGCTGTCCGAAAAACCGATGCAGGAAGCACAGCAAAAAGAAACCCTGCAAACCATCACGCAGGCTCTCTATCAAACCGAAGGTGTCTCCGCCGTCCGGCACCGCAACGACCCGCTGGGGGACTTCCCTCCCGATCGCGAAATGAGTTTGCTCAGCAGTGAAGCGTGGCGACGTCGAGCCCTTCAAAACCACCGTTTGACTCAGCTTCACTTTGTGTCGTCCATGCCGGAGTACGCCGATCGGCTGATCCGACTGGACGTGATCATTCACGAGGACCCGTTCAGTGAATCCGCTGGCAACGATCTCAAACAGATCGAAGACACCATCGCGAAGCAGACCGCCGCACTCGCTCAAGCAGGGCTCAAGATCGACGCCTACTATGCGGGTACAACCCCGTCCATCGTGGACCTCCGCGAAGTCACGCTTTCGGACACGTTCCGGATCAAGCTCGCGGTGATCGCCGCCGTGTTCGTGGTCCTGGTTTTGGTGATTCGCCGGGTGGCATTGTCGATCTACTTGATCGGGACGGTTTTGCTCAGCTACTACACCACGCTGGGGCTGACATACCTGTTCTTTCGTTTTTTGCACGGACCGACCTTTCCCGGGTTGGACTGGAAACTGCCAATCTTCCTGTTCGTGATCCTGGTGGCCGTGGGGCAGGATTACAACGTTTACTTGGTCACCCGGATCCTGGAAGAGAAACGTAAACTCGGTTCACTCGCCGCAGTCCGCCGCGCGGTGGCTCGGACCGGTGGGATCATCACTGCCTGCGGCTTGGTGATGGCGGCCACGTTCATCAGCATGACGGCGTCGTCCTGGTGGCCCTGGATCACCCACAGCCTGGCTTCCCTGAGTGGTGCCCCGGCCGCGTCCCTCGGCGTCCCAGTCGCCAGCCAGCCGACCACGCTGCGAGGGATCACCGAACTCGGATTCGCACTCGGTCTCGGGGTCCTGCTGGACACCCTTTATGTGCGAACCGTGCTCGTGCCCAGCTTTGTCGTGCTTCATGACCGGTGGCGAAAATCGTCGTCTTCCCAACGTTTTCAAAGGCCAAACGGGTCCGCAACCGATTGA
- a CDS encoding secretin N-terminal domain-containing protein has protein sequence MGFTGRLGPSPLVLRPATGILLALFLSSSLLAQGPTVIRTADGKTIVTGGPQPSPGGRPPGAPPPGAKPDGKEKEKKEGQDGEGKPPESAAPKVIRRDSIDAKASDPNELKATVGDDGKVGFRFRNQGWVDLVRWLSDISEQPIDWQELPGDTVNLISPDRLTVADTADLINRHLLARGYTMLDLEGGIAIVKTDAVNPGMVRRVEVSELNELEDHRYVRTMLDAGWLSAEKLSEELKAMLSSAGKIIPLATTNRIEVMDVAVNLRQVAHLLAEERDAASRDALAPEFRLRHIPAEEAKSMLEQFLGVEKKESAPMSQQQMQMMQRMQQMQQQQGKKGGETKGDVEISIVANTRQNSVLIRAPLDRVAIAAEFIKRIDVPGGSLRSLTDATSRVDVFRLVSLDPEKLIEIAQEMNVLEPTTRIRVDKENAAVIVSGSAADRFIIKSLIERLDGGKRRLEVLQLRRLGAAEVAESIAFLMGQELEDEDNNSRSRYSYYGWGGNNDEDEKEKDKFRVTANVAYRQVLLWANENEMEEVRSLLIKLGELPPPGGSERTMRVIEASATPETLEYLQRLQTRWQQLSGTELVLPDAEEFKDPIAAIGEEREADGESEDKDDESDDEAEEAPAVILPPESELTQVKPATEKLTWVHAISDDTPTADTPTADTPSAKASPAATDSTATTTTVATETASSKPKIEIKLDPAGNLILRSDDTEALDRLEELMLQVTPPRRPYHVFRIRYASVSFVALDLEDYFAEDDQDKDDDADRFYRYFFNDNESDKKGPTGLGASGKLKFVPNSDTGTLIVTGATGQQLQTIEELIRLWDVPEPVNPRKVRFTKLIPIQYGSAAKIAETVKDAYRDLLSSNDKAFQGGGGGKRGGAQNASNRESGSGLEDSESGKDGGGQDFSFNGKLSMGVDEIGNTLLISAEGESLLDLIAEMVDKLDVAAKPGGDVEIINLSGGVSAEAVQQALAAFGVESETRPSGDRSSNDRRRDNNDSPRRRPSRD, from the coding sequence ATGGGATTCACCGGTCGTCTGGGACCTTCCCCCTTGGTTCTCCGTCCTGCCACCGGCATTCTCCTAGCGTTGTTTCTGTCGTCGTCCTTGCTCGCCCAGGGACCCACGGTGATCCGAACCGCGGATGGAAAAACAATCGTCACGGGTGGCCCTCAACCAAGTCCGGGCGGACGCCCGCCCGGCGCCCCACCACCGGGGGCCAAACCAGACGGCAAAGAGAAAGAGAAGAAAGAGGGCCAAGACGGCGAGGGCAAACCACCCGAATCAGCCGCTCCCAAAGTCATTCGTCGTGACAGCATCGACGCCAAGGCATCTGACCCCAACGAACTCAAAGCGACCGTGGGCGACGACGGCAAAGTTGGGTTCCGATTCCGCAACCAAGGCTGGGTCGACTTGGTCCGTTGGTTGTCCGACATCTCCGAGCAACCCATCGACTGGCAAGAACTCCCCGGCGACACCGTCAACTTGATCAGCCCGGATCGCTTGACCGTTGCCGACACGGCGGACTTGATCAACCGTCACTTGCTCGCCCGCGGCTACACGATGCTGGACCTGGAAGGTGGCATTGCGATTGTCAAAACCGACGCCGTCAACCCGGGCATGGTTCGGCGAGTGGAAGTCAGCGAACTGAACGAACTTGAAGACCACCGCTACGTGCGCACCATGCTGGATGCCGGTTGGCTGTCCGCCGAAAAGCTTTCCGAAGAACTCAAGGCCATGCTCAGCAGCGCGGGCAAAATCATCCCGCTGGCAACCACCAATCGCATCGAGGTGATGGACGTTGCCGTGAACCTGCGGCAAGTTGCTCACCTGCTCGCCGAAGAACGTGACGCGGCCAGTCGTGACGCCTTGGCACCGGAATTTCGTCTGCGGCACATCCCGGCCGAAGAAGCCAAGAGCATGCTCGAACAATTTCTCGGCGTGGAAAAAAAGGAATCCGCGCCGATGTCGCAGCAACAAATGCAAATGATGCAGCGAATGCAACAGATGCAGCAACAACAGGGCAAGAAGGGCGGCGAAACAAAAGGCGATGTTGAAATCTCGATCGTTGCCAACACACGCCAGAACTCGGTGCTCATTCGCGCGCCGCTTGACCGGGTGGCCATCGCCGCGGAATTCATCAAACGCATCGACGTCCCCGGCGGATCGCTCCGCAGCCTCACCGATGCCACCTCCCGGGTCGATGTCTTTCGCTTGGTGTCGCTGGATCCTGAAAAGCTGATCGAAATCGCTCAGGAAATGAACGTGCTCGAACCCACCACACGAATCCGAGTCGACAAGGAAAACGCAGCGGTCATCGTTTCCGGCTCCGCTGCGGACCGCTTCATCATCAAATCACTGATCGAACGACTCGATGGTGGCAAACGGCGTCTGGAAGTTTTGCAACTGCGTCGCTTGGGCGCGGCCGAAGTCGCAGAATCAATCGCGTTCTTGATGGGCCAGGAACTCGAAGACGAAGACAACAATTCGCGTTCGCGATACAGCTACTATGGCTGGGGCGGCAACAACGATGAGGACGAAAAAGAAAAGGACAAGTTCCGAGTCACAGCCAATGTCGCCTACCGACAAGTCTTGCTGTGGGCCAATGAAAACGAAATGGAAGAGGTTCGGTCCCTGCTGATCAAACTCGGCGAACTGCCTCCGCCCGGCGGCAGCGAACGAACGATGCGAGTCATCGAAGCGTCGGCGACTCCCGAAACGTTGGAATACCTCCAGCGTTTGCAAACACGCTGGCAACAACTGTCAGGAACCGAATTGGTTCTGCCCGATGCCGAAGAATTCAAGGATCCGATTGCAGCCATTGGAGAAGAACGGGAAGCGGACGGAGAGTCCGAAGACAAAGACGACGAATCCGACGATGAAGCCGAGGAGGCTCCCGCAGTCATCCTGCCACCTGAATCAGAACTCACGCAGGTCAAACCAGCCACCGAAAAGTTGACTTGGGTCCATGCGATTTCGGATGACACCCCAACAGCTGACACGCCAACAGCTGACACGCCGTCCGCCAAGGCATCGCCTGCCGCCACCGACTCGACCGCAACGACAACCACCGTTGCGACAGAGACAGCCTCCTCCAAACCCAAGATCGAAATCAAATTGGACCCGGCCGGCAATTTGATCCTCCGCAGTGACGACACCGAGGCACTGGATCGATTGGAGGAACTGATGCTTCAGGTCACTCCACCACGTCGGCCCTACCATGTGTTCCGCATTCGCTATGCGTCCGTGTCCTTTGTGGCCCTCGATTTGGAAGACTACTTCGCCGAAGATGATCAAGACAAGGACGACGATGCCGATCGCTTCTATCGCTACTTCTTCAACGACAACGAATCCGACAAGAAAGGCCCGACGGGACTGGGCGCTTCGGGGAAACTCAAGTTTGTTCCCAACTCGGACACGGGAACCTTGATCGTCACCGGCGCCACCGGCCAACAACTGCAAACGATTGAAGAACTGATTCGATTGTGGGACGTCCCCGAACCCGTGAACCCTCGAAAAGTTCGTTTCACAAAATTGATTCCGATTCAGTACGGCAGCGCCGCAAAAATTGCGGAGACGGTCAAAGACGCGTACCGCGATTTGCTCAGCAGCAACGACAAAGCCTTCCAGGGTGGCGGCGGTGGCAAACGGGGGGGCGCACAAAATGCCAGCAATCGCGAAAGCGGGTCAGGCTTGGAAGACAGCGAAAGCGGGAAAGACGGCGGAGGCCAGGATTTCTCCTTCAATGGCAAGCTTTCCATGGGAGTCGACGAGATCGGCAACACCTTGCTGATCAGCGCCGAAGGTGAGTCGCTGCTTGACTTGATCGCCGAGATGGTCGACAAGTTGGACGTTGCCGCGAAACCGGGAGGCGACGTTGAGATCATCAATCTCAGCGGAGGAGTCTCGGCGGAAGCCGTCCAGCAAGCACTGGCGGCTTTCGGAGTCGAATCGGAAACGCGTCCTTCCGGGGATCGTTCTTCGAATGATCGTCGACGCGACAACAATGACTCCCCGCGTCGCCGTCCCTCTCGCGATTAA
- a CDS encoding TlpA disulfide reductase family protein: MTRFFSLPVAWTRKTLLGAACGVAFLTGGVAAQAEPTLTIGSKAPALDIEHYIHEELGKFGPVTKFEEGKIYVVEFWATWCGPCIQSMPHLVELQERYRDQGVQIVSISDEDLETVQGILERDYPGKEGVTFAELTSAYTLTVDPDGSSTDDYMRAANQNGIPAAFLVGKTGVIEWIGHPMSIDEPLEQVIEGTWDRDAFKEQMARQERLEEAMQKVNRLAGEGNFDDAIKVIDKVLEEFDGADDEMSQSVRQQLTQFKYGLRLDSGDLSEDVLAYFRGQLKEAKGNPQAMAQFSYGLMSSIQQGAEVGKLADETLVALNAEIEGANPQIQPLMHVLVAQMNASLERFDAAMEAQKKAIEKSEGRQKERMEGMLEELQELAGQGATAEEPADAKEDSPEKGE; encoded by the coding sequence ATGACCCGCTTTTTTTCGCTTCCCGTCGCGTGGACACGTAAAACCCTGTTGGGTGCTGCCTGTGGAGTTGCTTTCTTGACCGGTGGCGTTGCGGCTCAAGCCGAACCAACGTTGACCATTGGATCGAAAGCACCAGCACTCGACATTGAGCATTACATCCACGAAGAGCTCGGCAAATTTGGTCCCGTCACCAAATTTGAAGAAGGCAAGATTTACGTGGTCGAGTTTTGGGCGACGTGGTGTGGACCTTGCATCCAAAGCATGCCTCACTTGGTCGAGTTGCAAGAGCGTTACCGCGATCAGGGCGTTCAGATCGTCAGCATCTCCGACGAAGACCTGGAAACAGTCCAAGGCATTTTGGAACGTGACTACCCTGGCAAGGAAGGCGTCACGTTTGCCGAACTGACCTCGGCGTACACGTTGACCGTCGATCCCGATGGTTCGTCCACCGACGACTACATGCGTGCCGCGAATCAAAATGGGATTCCTGCCGCCTTCTTGGTTGGCAAGACCGGTGTGATTGAATGGATCGGTCACCCCATGAGCATCGACGAGCCCTTGGAACAGGTCATCGAAGGCACTTGGGACCGGGATGCGTTCAAAGAACAAATGGCTCGCCAGGAACGCTTGGAAGAAGCGATGCAAAAGGTCAATCGTTTGGCCGGGGAAGGGAACTTCGACGACGCGATCAAAGTCATCGACAAAGTGCTGGAAGAGTTCGATGGTGCCGACGACGAGATGAGCCAATCGGTTCGTCAGCAATTGACTCAGTTCAAATACGGTTTGCGTTTGGATTCCGGCGACCTCTCCGAAGACGTGCTGGCATACTTCCGTGGTCAACTGAAAGAAGCCAAGGGCAACCCACAGGCCATGGCGCAGTTCTCCTACGGGTTGATGTCATCGATCCAGCAGGGAGCGGAGGTTGGCAAGTTGGCGGATGAAACGCTGGTTGCCCTGAATGCTGAAATCGAAGGTGCGAACCCGCAAATCCAACCTTTGATGCATGTTCTGGTCGCTCAGATGAACGCATCGTTGGAGCGATTCGACGCGGCGATGGAGGCTCAAAAGAAAGCCATCGAGAAATCCGAAGGCCGTCAGAAGGAACGCATGGAAGGCATGCTCGAAGAACTCCAAGAGCTTGCCGGCCAGGGTGCCACCGCTGAAGAGCCAGCGGACGCAAAAGAAGACTCGCCGGAAAAAGGTGAGTGA
- a CDS encoding sugar ABC transporter ATP-binding protein has product MSQDLSGSSVQPSRLRLSGISKRFGSTQALSNVSMEVAGGQAVAVIGENGAGKSTLMKVLAGILSPDQGQIELDDQVLTWSGPRDAIDAGIALIHQELNLHDNLSVAENLFLGREPSRFGLLDRAELRRTASLWLERVGLSVSPDAPVGPLPIASKQLIEIARALSTNARVVIMDEPTSSLSEEESLRLFELIERLREEGVAILYISHRLHEIIRLADRVEVLRDGEHVETLRKQDITHDAMVRAMVGRDLTRRSHGAPKECLEPRLTVSGLKVGSSAAPPVDLQVLGGEVVALVGLVGAGRTEIVETIFGVRERFGGEILVDSQPLKGGVDDAIAAGLALVPEDRKRTGLLIQSSVGDNANIVWMAQEGVFRSRKAERATAAELIDRLRVKTASQEIEIASLSGGNQQKVALAKWLAGDVKVLMLDEPTRGVDIGAKSEIYEVIDQLASQGMGVLVVSSEMEEVFAIADRVMVISDGCVAGELTRSELTEEAIMRLAVAKREPTSDSNPPARSSQPAQG; this is encoded by the coding sequence GTGAGTCAGGATCTGTCGGGCAGTTCCGTTCAACCGTCTCGTTTACGGTTGTCGGGGATCAGCAAACGGTTTGGCTCCACCCAAGCTCTGTCGAATGTGTCGATGGAAGTGGCGGGGGGACAAGCCGTTGCGGTCATTGGTGAAAATGGTGCCGGCAAGAGTACCTTGATGAAGGTGCTGGCCGGGATCCTCTCGCCGGATCAAGGGCAGATTGAATTGGACGATCAAGTGCTCACTTGGTCCGGTCCCCGCGATGCCATTGACGCTGGCATCGCGTTGATTCATCAAGAATTGAATCTGCATGACAATCTGAGTGTCGCCGAGAATTTGTTTCTCGGCCGCGAGCCCTCTCGGTTTGGTTTGCTTGACCGAGCGGAACTGCGTCGCACCGCGTCGCTTTGGCTCGAACGCGTTGGGTTGTCGGTGTCTCCTGATGCTCCCGTGGGGCCGCTGCCGATTGCCTCGAAGCAGTTGATCGAAATCGCGCGAGCTTTGTCGACCAACGCTCGCGTGGTCATCATGGATGAACCCACCAGCAGCCTCAGTGAAGAGGAATCGTTGCGGTTGTTCGAATTGATCGAGCGTCTGCGGGAAGAGGGGGTTGCGATTCTGTATATCTCGCATCGCTTGCATGAGATCATCCGCTTGGCGGATCGAGTCGAGGTGCTGCGTGATGGGGAACACGTTGAAACGCTGCGGAAGCAGGACATCACACACGACGCGATGGTTCGGGCGATGGTGGGGCGTGATCTCACACGACGTTCTCACGGGGCCCCCAAAGAATGTCTTGAGCCGCGACTGACGGTCTCTGGATTGAAGGTCGGTTCGAGCGCGGCACCGCCCGTCGATCTGCAGGTTCTTGGCGGCGAAGTGGTCGCCCTGGTGGGGTTGGTCGGAGCCGGTCGGACCGAAATTGTCGAAACGATCTTTGGCGTTCGTGAACGATTTGGCGGTGAGATCTTGGTGGATTCCCAACCGCTGAAAGGCGGCGTGGATGATGCGATCGCAGCTGGGTTGGCGCTGGTGCCGGAGGACCGGAAACGAACCGGGCTGTTGATTCAGTCCAGTGTTGGAGACAACGCGAACATTGTCTGGATGGCCCAGGAAGGTGTGTTTCGCAGTCGCAAGGCGGAACGGGCGACAGCGGCGGAATTGATCGATCGGCTGCGCGTGAAGACGGCTTCGCAAGAAATTGAAATCGCTTCTTTGTCCGGTGGAAACCAGCAAAAGGTGGCTTTGGCGAAGTGGTTGGCGGGCGATGTGAAGGTCTTGATGCTCGACGAACCAACACGAGGCGTCGACATTGGCGCAAAATCGGAGATCTACGAAGTGATCGATCAGTTGGCGAGCCAAGGCATGGGGGTGTTGGTGGTCAGCAGTGAAATGGAAGAGGTGTTCGCGATTGCCGATCGAGTGATGGTCATCTCCGATGGTTGCGTCGCGGGAGAATTGACAAGGTCGGAACTGACCGAGGAGGCCATCATGCGTCTCGCAGTGGCCAAGCGTGAACCCACCTCCGATTCCAATCCACCAGCTCGTTCCAGTCAGCCAGCTCAAGGTTAA